The nucleotide window TGCCATTGAACAGGGTACCCCGGTAGCACTGGCCAACAAGGAAACCCTGGTAGTAGCAGGAGATATCGTGATGGCCACCGCCCGTAGAAAAAATGTGCCTATCATTCCGGTGGATTCAGAACATTCCGCCATTTTCCAATGTCTGGTAGGGGAGCCTTTCAGCAAAGTGGAAAAGGTGATACTCACCGCTTCCGGCGGTCCTTTTCTGGGTAAAAAGCCCAACTTCCTTATCAATGTAAAAAAAGATCATGCCCTGCAGCACCCTAACTGGCGTATGGGCGCTAAGATAACCATCGACTGTGCCACCCTGATGAACAAGGGGCTGGAAATGATCGAAGCCCGCTGGATGTTTGGTCTTCATCCGGAAAATATTGAGGTAGTGATTCATCCTCAATCCATTATACATTCCATGGTTCAGTTTGTGGATGGCTCTCTGAAAGCACAGATGGGGCTGCCCGACATGAAACTGCCTATCCAATACGCACTGGGATACCCTGACCGTCTGGCCAATGAGTTCCCGCGGTTTTCCTTCCGGAATTATCCGTCCCTCACTTTTGAGCAGCCGGATACCAAAACATTCCGTAACCTTGCTATTGCTATAGAGGCAATGCACAAGGGCGGAAACACCGCCTGCGTAATGAATGCAGCCAACGAAGAGGTGGTGCATGCTTTCCTCCGCAACCGGATCGGATTCTTACAGATGACAGAGGTAATTGAAGAAACAATAGCCAAAATTCCATTTATCGAAGCACCCACTTTACACGATTATTATGAATGCGATAATGCTGCGCGTGAACACGCTGCATCCCTTATCAATTCTATCGTTATCTAAAATAATCGTTGAAAATTAACAAATAGTTTTGCCGGAATATCTGTGAAATCCGATATCTTGGGCAGATTAAAGCAGAAACAAAGTAAATGACAACAGAGGTAATATTGGTGAAAGCCGGGCAGTTATTACTGTCACTCTCTATACTGGTCGTATTGCATGAGTTAGGCCACTTTATCCCCGCCAAATTGTTTAAAACCAGGGTAGAAAAATTCTATTTATTCTTCGATCCATGGTTCTCTCTCTTTAAAATCAAAAAAGGAGAAACAGAATATGGTATTGGGTGGTTGCCACTCGGCGGATATGTAAAAATATCCGGTATGATAGATGAAAGCATGGACAAGGAAGCCATGGCTAAACCACCGCAACCCTATGAATTCAGGGCTAAACCAGCCTGGCAGCGGCTGATCATTATGGTCGGCGGTGTGACGGTTAACGTCCTCCTGGCCATTCTTATTTATAGCATGATCTTATGGCACTG belongs to Chitinophaga sp. HK235 and includes:
- a CDS encoding 1-deoxy-D-xylulose-5-phosphate reductoisomerase; this encodes MNKRRIAIFGSTGSIGIQALEVIAAHPDKFSVEVLTAQQNADLLIEQALKFKPNAVVIGSEEKYKQVKDVLFDKGIKVFAGAKAMVEVASWSSIDMMLAAIIGFAGLAPTLSAIEQGTPVALANKETLVVAGDIVMATARRKNVPIIPVDSEHSAIFQCLVGEPFSKVEKVILTASGGPFLGKKPNFLINVKKDHALQHPNWRMGAKITIDCATLMNKGLEMIEARWMFGLHPENIEVVIHPQSIIHSMVQFVDGSLKAQMGLPDMKLPIQYALGYPDRLANEFPRFSFRNYPSLTFEQPDTKTFRNLAIAIEAMHKGGNTACVMNAANEEVVHAFLRNRIGFLQMTEVIEETIAKIPFIEAPTLHDYYECDNAAREHAASLINSIVI